The proteins below are encoded in one region of Takifugu rubripes chromosome 1, fTakRub1.2, whole genome shotgun sequence:
- the itprid2 gene encoding protein ITPRID2 isoform X3, which yields MTSTGSGKSSTVSSVSNVLEQSEENPEAILLTLRVSELLDMYEEDPEEILLNLGFGREEPDPASRVPSRFIHSASSARGIDMKLYLGAQLQRMEVENPSYALTSRFRQIEVLTSVANEFFQLYSQVSGQPVQRISKDQEEEVGDEQTVALKRNNSALNVAKLLKKTISKHNLFAASPEQAEAHGSKEHKQLNGHAPSTNTNGHTHTSTEKDTCSDAHPEPPADPVNQKHFRKKDSCSLATVTEEIGISGETEDSSDQTTDGSTNNRDHQPQSEDVPPTGQGRDEANQVFKGEEEEEKNLTSTPDKAPSTLVPLQLSQLRTKNTDSFDIEEIQSNEDEVQPHRNSRTTDLSRTVSQQSDSSGFAEEPSVDSNSSLKVQESSDSCDSETTVTSHPSQDVATPIALDHPAFEPPDAAEKEELLPAGPVEADDRQSLSEEQQHDHNSEEVPQYIAHHLPLNRGTVLRQEESQDEGTAPSEDRTKAESFIQNVSAAEQEPRCDVGHISNIPDVKEEPEVPQNQSESTADAESHTKKAEVDRREREECVLLNQPHSIDNRVSSSPVLSALKRARQVRGGQWVEPKANSPNLVPSGGRGRGRGVPLQRSSSLPSTVLWPSKVVSSISIQFGKGQTSCTPPRYSFRFAQESGVEKESEQEKKEGQTKSSMSALNPASSSGSINKPNPPSEAPIPPKPFPRHLTRSSYSLQSSSPPPDLSRGHSSSWGTRSVPDLPAAQQQHRRFEENTVTNQNHPGWSPAFPYSNFNLHTPVQYLNPSPSHSPAPMMLNPPLQYPSPLQPYASLPNLCQYNSPAVLNSSSLSALHQPVTPTVDQHSRSLLNLHQPTSFSTPHHSSLGNLHFGSALHHQGYNHLHNNQPYHHSTPHGSQCASPYLGYHGYNAFPQSFPQCAPQAPEHSLYQGLTPHPPGFLTAPASSFSSFSSFHSTHTPPAMSSTEMQLRKVLHDIKGAVQSLGQNRTEIQEPSCDHGAALPSHQTLAEFQQKRRSLNVFRRQMMDLEMTIIQQQSLVYKHLSPAERLEVEQLQALRSAVREELQELEQQLEDKLLDLTQQTKYGGLHRESSMDSLTTASALRAMEPVSDLLREQFYLQSEISYGSHASSTRHTSRSPSPVPGEGQDREERLGTYRASVSITPAAPPRPNPEEKQPERDGGGVNTPAVGGSAGAGEQENLQQLIKQIKESVAQEIRQEIYRELLANVTAQQPLTSRQRLQ from the exons ATGACCTCCACGGGGTCAGGGAAGAGCAGCACGGTGTCCAG TGTTTCAAACGTGTTGGAGCAGTCCGAAGAGAACCCTGAGGCAATCCTCCTTACACTGCG TGTGTCCGAACTACTGGACATGTATGAAGAGGACCCTGAAGAAATTCTTTTAAATCTTGGTTTTGGCCGTGAAGAACCTGATCCGGCCTCAAGGGTTCCCTCCAGGTTCATCCACAGTGCATCTTCAGCCCGAGGCATCGACATGAAG CTGTACCTGGGAGCTCAGCTGCAGCGGATGGAAGTAGAGAACCCCAGCTATGCCTTAACTA GTCGTTTCCGTCAGATTGAGGTGTTGACTTCAGTCGCAAATGAGTTCTTCCAACTCTACAGTCAGGTGTCTGGTCAGCCAGTGCAGCGCATCAGCAAGGACCAAG aAGAAGAAGTGGGAGATGAGCAAACTGTTGCACTGAAGAGGAACAACTCTGCGCTGAATGTTGCCAAACTCCTTAAGAAAACCATCAGCAAACACAACTTGTTTGCAGCTTCACCAGAACAGGCTGAGGCACATGGCTCTAAAGAACATAAACAGCTCAACGGACATGCCCCTTCTACCAACACcaatggtcacacacacacaagcacagaaaAAGACACATGTAGCGACGCTCACCCTGAGCCTCCGGCAGACCCAGTTAACCAGAAGCATTTCCGTAAGAAAGATAGCTGTTCCCTGGCAACGGTTACTGAGGAGATCGGCATAagtggagagacagaggacag TTCTGATCAGACCACTGATGGCTCCACAAACAACAGAGATCATCAGCCGCAGTCAGAGGACGTCCCCCCAACTGGGCAGGGGAGAGATGAAGCAAACCAAGTGtttaaaggagaggaagaggaggagaaaaatctGACTTCAACCCCAGACAAAGCTCCTTCTACCCTGGTCCCACTCCAGCTGTCCCAGCTTCGCACTAAGAACACAGACTCATTCGATATAGAGGAG ATTCAGAGTAACGAAGACGAGGTTCAGCCACACAGAAATTCCAGAACCACGG ACCTGTCGAGGACAGTCAGtcaacagtcagacagcagtGGTTTTGCTGAGGAACCCTCTGTTGACTCCAACAGCTCCCTCAAG GTGCAAGAAAGTAGCGATAGCTGTGATAGTGAGACCACTGTTACATCACATCCTTCTCAAGATGTGGCCACGCCCATTGCTCTGGACCACCCAGCATTTGAGCCTCCAGATGCTGCGGAGAAAGAGGAATTGCTGCCTGCAGGTCCTGTTGAGGCTGATGACAGGCAAAGTTTATCCGAGGAACAGCAACATGATCACAACTCTGAGGAGGTCCCACAGTACATCGCCCATCACCTACCGTTGAACAGAGGAACGGTACTGCGCCAGGAGGAATCGCAGGATGAGGGTACGGCTCCCAGCGAAGACAGGACTAAGGCTGAATCCTTCATCCAGAATGTATCGGCTGCAGAACAAGAGCCGCGCTGTGATGTAGGACACATCTCCAATATCCCTGATGTAAAAGAGGAACCAGAAGTCCCACAGAACCAGAGTGAATCTACCGCAGACGCTGAATCACACACCAAGAAAGCGGAAGTTGATCGTCGGGAGAGAGAAGAGTGCGTGCTCTTAAACCAGCCTCATTCCATTGACAATCGAGTTTCTTCCTCTCCGGTTCTCAGTGCTCTTAAAAGAGCACGGCAGGTTCGGGGAGGGCAGTGGGTTGAGCCGAAGGCCAACAGTCCAAATCTAGTCCCATCTGGAGGtcggggaaggggaaggggtgTGCCCCTGCAGAGATCCTCATCCCTGCCTTCAACAGTCCTCTGGCCCTCTAAGGTGGTGTCCTCTATCAGTATTCAGTTTGGAAAAGGCCAGACCTCCTGCACCCCACCAAGGTACTCTTTTAGATTTGCTCAGGAATCTGGAGTAGAGAAAGAAAGTGAGCAAGAGAAGAAGGAAGGACAGACCAAGTCGTCTATGTCGGCATTAAACCCGGCTTCCTCATCTGGTTCAATCAACAAACCAAACCCTCCTTCAGAGGCTCCCATCCCCCCTAAACCTTTCCCCCGACACTTGACGAGGTCGTCCTAttccctgcagagctccagccCTCCACCTGATTTGTCACGAGGCCATTCTTCCTCCTGGGGGACCCGGAGCGTTCCCGATCTCCCTGCTGCTCAACAACAGCACAGGCGGTTCGAAGAGAACACAGTGACAAACCAAAACCACCCAGGTTGGAGCCCTGCATTCCCTTATTCTAACTTTAATCTTCATACGCCTGTTCAGTATCTTAACCCAAGTCCGAGTCACTCCCCAGCCCCCATGATGCTCAACCCTCCTCTACAGTACCCCTCCCCTCTTCAACCCTATGCCAGTCTCCCTAATCTCTGTCAATACAACAGTCCCGCCGTTCTTAACAGTTCCAGTCTGTCCGCTTTACACCAGCCTGTAACTCCCACTGTCGACCAGCACAGCAGAAGTCTTTTGAATTTGCACCAGCCCACATCTTTCTCCACACCCCACCACAGCAGTCTTGGAAACCTCCATTTTGGATCTGCACTGCACCACCAGGGCTACAACCATCTACACAACAATCAGCCGTATCACCATTCAACACCTCATGGTTCACAGTGTGCATCACCCTACCTTGGTTATCATGGATATAACGCCTTTCCTCAGTCCTTCCCCCAGTGTGCACCACAGGCTCCGGAGCACAGCCTCTACCAGGGACTCACACCTCATCCTCCAGGGTTCCTCACAGCTCCTGCCTCATCCTTCAGctccttttccagtttccacTCAACCCACACTCCTCCAGCCATGTCCAGCACTGAGATGCAACTGAGGAAAGTCCTCCATGATATCAAGGGAGCTGTCCAGAGTCTCGGGCAG AATCGAACTGAGATTCAGGAGCCTTCTTGTGACCACGGAGCAGCGCTGCCCAGCCACCAG ACCTTGGCTGAGTTTCAGCAGAAGAGGCGAAGTCTGAACGTGTTTCGCAGGCAGATGATGGACCTGGAGATGACCATCATCCAACAGCAGTCTCTCGTCTACAAGCATCTGAGCCCTGCCGAGAG gctggaggtggagcagcttCAGGCTTTAAGATCAGCAGtcagggaggagctgcaggagctggaacaACAGTTGGAAGATAAACTACTGGATCTAACACAGCAAACAAAATATGgg GGTCTTCATCGAGAAAGCAGCATGGACAGTCTCACCACTGCCTCTGCGTTGAGAGCTATGGAGCCG GTTTCGGATCTCCTGAGAGAGCAGTTTTATCTCCAGTCAGAAATCAGCTATGGCAGCCACGCCTCCTCCACTAGGCACACCTCCCGGTCTCCCAGCCCCGTCCCAGGAGAGGGTcaagacagggaggagagactCGGCACGTACCGGGCGTCAGTCAGCATCACGCCTGCCGCTCCGCCACGACCCAACCCTGAGGAGAAGCAGCCAGAGAGGGACGGAGGCGGAGTAAACACACCAGCGGTTGGGGGTTCAGCGGGGGCAGGAGAGCAAGAGaatctgcagcagctcatcaaGCAG ATTAAAGAGAGCGTGGCACAGGAAATCCGGCAGGAGATCTACAGAGAGCTCCTAGCTAATGTGACAGCACAGCAGCCATTAACGTCAAGGCAACGCCTCCAGTAG